From one Synechocystis sp. PCC 6803 substr. PCC-P genomic stretch:
- a CDS encoding NAD(P)H-quinone oxidoreductase subunit M, translating to MLVKSTTRHVRIFSAEVQGNELIPSNNVLTMDVDPDNEFVWNEDALQQVYRRFDELVESYSGEDLTDYNLRRIGSDLEHFIRDLLQAGKVSYNLDCRVLNYSMGLPKVENQETAGKYWLDN from the coding sequence ATGCTTGTTAAATCCACTACCCGCCACGTCCGTATTTTTAGCGCTGAAGTACAAGGTAATGAACTGATTCCCAGTAACAATGTCTTGACCATGGATGTGGACCCCGATAACGAATTTGTTTGGAATGAAGATGCTCTCCAACAGGTTTATCGTCGCTTCGATGAGTTGGTGGAGTCCTACAGTGGTGAAGATTTAACTGACTACAATTTACGGCGCATTGGCTCGGATTTGGAGCATTTTATCCGTGACCTGTTGCAAGCAGGTAAAGTTAGTTACAACCTAGATTGTCGGGTGTTGAATTACAGCATGGGGCTGCCCAAGGTGGAAAATCAGGAAACTGCAGGAAAATATTGGCTGGATAACTAA
- the moeB gene encoding molybdopterin-synthase adenylyltransferase MoeB codes for MLNPNLAEIELSQDDYQRYSRHIILPEVGLDGQKRIKAASVLCIGSGGLGAPLLLYLAAAGVGRIGLVDFDIVDTSNLQRQIIHGTSWVGKPKIESAKQSIMEINPFCQVDLYETQISSANALDIIAPYDIVIDGTDNFPTRYLTNDACVLLNKPNVYGSIFRFEGQATVFNYQGGPNYRDLYPEPPPPGMVPSCSEGGVLGILPGIVGTIQATEALKIILGAPNTLSGRLLLFNAWDMKFRELKLRPNPVRPVIEKLIDYDQFCGIPQAKAAEAEQASALSEMTVRELHALMESQEKDFILLDVRNPNEYDIARIPGSVLVPLPDIEEGHGIDKVKELLDGHEGILIAHCKLGGRSTKALSLLKEAGIEGINVKGGITAWSREVDPSVTEY; via the coding sequence ATGCTTAACCCAAACCTAGCAGAGATTGAACTCTCCCAAGACGACTACCAACGGTATTCCCGCCACATTATTTTGCCGGAGGTGGGGCTCGACGGCCAAAAACGTATCAAGGCCGCCAGTGTCCTGTGCATTGGTTCCGGGGGTCTAGGTGCCCCATTGCTACTCTATCTGGCTGCAGCGGGGGTAGGACGGATCGGTTTGGTGGATTTTGACATTGTTGATACTTCCAACCTGCAACGGCAAATCATCCACGGCACTTCCTGGGTAGGCAAGCCCAAAATCGAGTCTGCCAAGCAGAGCATTATGGAAATTAATCCTTTCTGTCAGGTGGACCTCTACGAAACCCAGATTTCCTCCGCCAATGCTCTAGACATCATTGCCCCCTACGACATTGTCATCGATGGTACGGACAATTTTCCCACCCGTTATCTAACCAACGATGCCTGTGTGCTGTTGAATAAGCCCAACGTTTACGGCTCCATTTTCCGTTTTGAGGGACAAGCTACGGTGTTTAACTACCAAGGGGGGCCAAACTACCGTGACCTCTATCCAGAACCGCCACCGCCGGGGATGGTACCTTCCTGTTCCGAGGGGGGAGTTTTAGGTATATTACCGGGCATCGTGGGTACGATTCAGGCAACGGAAGCACTAAAAATCATTTTGGGAGCCCCCAACACCCTCAGCGGTCGTCTGCTGCTGTTCAACGCCTGGGATATGAAATTCCGGGAATTGAAACTGCGCCCCAATCCTGTGCGGCCGGTCATTGAAAAATTAATCGATTATGATCAGTTTTGCGGCATTCCCCAGGCCAAAGCCGCTGAAGCAGAACAGGCCTCTGCTCTGTCGGAAATGACAGTACGAGAGTTGCATGCCTTGATGGAAAGTCAAGAAAAAGACTTTATCCTCTTAGATGTTCGTAATCCCAATGAATATGATATTGCCCGGATCCCTGGCTCCGTACTAGTGCCTCTGCCGGACATTGAAGAAGGCCATGGCATTGACAAGGTCAAAGAATTGCTAGACGGCCACGAGGGCATTTTGATCGCCCATTGCAAATTGGGGGGGCGTTCCACCAAAGCTTTATCTCTGCTTAAAGAGGCCGGCATTGAAGGCATCAATGTTAAAGGGGGTATCACTGCTTGGAGTCGGGAAGTGGATCCCAGCGTGACCGAATACTAA
- a CDS encoding glycoside hydrolase family 3 N-terminal domain-containing protein, with amino-acid sequence MAAINPGNWTLREKIGQLIVVRASGFLFDHQIRYPAWEAPNQTLQNWLANLNLGGVILLGGSGAELALRTAQLQSWAPTPLLLAADIEEGVGQRFSGATWFPPPMALGSIAEQDLDLAQQYAKQMGEVIAQEALAVGLNWILAPIADVNNNPNNPVINVRAFGETPEIVGTLVREFITGTQQFPVLNSAKHFPGHGDTSTDSHLHLPVIPHPIDRLETLELLPFQQAIAQGVDSVMTAHILVPAWDDSNPATLSPAILTGQLRQKLGFDGIIVTDALIMGGITDIASPREVAVRALEAGVDILLMPPDPVTVIAAIAEAVESGRLTEERIEQSLQRVLTAKEKLAPAPDPNNFTINLQTGPGRKLVDQILTAALQSEGDLPIANLGDQPGKNLVIVDDLLTADFLDRACPALTLPVKGGYTVKILTPELLEHYPLGQNPFLLQVFIRGNPFRGTAGLTSATQALYRQCLTHPSLQGLIVYGSPYVLDWFQTQMAELCPHLPWAFSHGQMPQAQAIAIGRLFGWQDLSDQSIKDRTFTT; translated from the coding sequence ATGGCGGCCATCAACCCCGGCAATTGGACTTTACGAGAAAAAATCGGCCAATTAATTGTGGTGCGGGCCTCAGGATTTTTGTTTGACCATCAAATTCGTTACCCTGCTTGGGAAGCTCCCAATCAAACTCTGCAGAATTGGTTAGCAAACCTTAATTTGGGCGGGGTAATTCTCTTAGGGGGCAGTGGGGCTGAATTAGCTTTACGCACTGCTCAGTTACAAAGTTGGGCTCCGACGCCATTACTTTTAGCCGCTGACATTGAGGAGGGGGTGGGGCAGAGATTCTCCGGTGCCACTTGGTTTCCCCCTCCCATGGCTTTAGGCAGCATTGCCGAGCAAGATTTAGACTTGGCTCAACAATATGCCAAGCAGATGGGGGAAGTGATTGCCCAGGAGGCCCTAGCGGTGGGCTTGAATTGGATTTTGGCCCCGATCGCCGATGTGAATAATAATCCTAACAATCCAGTAATTAATGTGCGGGCCTTTGGGGAAACCCCGGAGATTGTGGGGACTTTAGTGCGGGAATTTATTACGGGAACCCAGCAATTTCCTGTGCTAAATTCTGCTAAACACTTCCCTGGCCATGGGGACACTAGCACCGATTCCCATTTACATTTGCCCGTTATTCCCCACCCCATCGACCGACTGGAAACCTTAGAGTTGCTTCCTTTTCAGCAGGCGATCGCCCAAGGGGTGGATAGTGTGATGACTGCCCATATTCTTGTCCCTGCTTGGGACGATAGTAATCCGGCAACTTTATCCCCGGCCATTTTGACTGGACAATTAAGACAAAAACTCGGTTTTGACGGCATCATTGTCACCGATGCGCTGATTATGGGGGGAATTACGGACATTGCTAGCCCTAGGGAAGTGGCGGTACGGGCTTTGGAAGCAGGGGTGGATATTCTCTTAATGCCACCAGATCCAGTAACTGTGATTGCGGCGATCGCCGAGGCGGTGGAATCGGGTCGTTTAACGGAGGAGAGAATTGAACAATCTTTGCAACGGGTATTAACTGCCAAGGAAAAATTAGCCCCCGCCCCTGATCCGAACAATTTCACCATTAATTTACAAACTGGGCCCGGCCGCAAATTAGTGGATCAAATTCTCACTGCAGCACTGCAAAGCGAGGGAGATTTGCCCATTGCCAACCTAGGCGATCAACCGGGAAAAAATTTAGTTATTGTGGATGATTTACTTACCGCCGATTTCCTTGACCGGGCTTGTCCTGCTCTAACTTTGCCGGTGAAAGGAGGATACACAGTCAAAATCCTCACTCCAGAATTGTTGGAACACTATCCCCTTGGTCAAAATCCATTTTTACTCCAGGTATTTATTCGGGGCAATCCCTTCCGGGGCACTGCGGGTTTAACATCTGCAACCCAAGCGCTGTATCGCCAATGTTTAACCCATCCATCCTTACAGGGATTAATCGTCTACGGCAGTCCCTACGTTTTAGATTGGTTCCAAACCCAGATGGCGGAACTCTGCCCCCATTTACCCTGGGCCTTTTCCCATGGCCAAATGCCCCAAGCCCAGGCGATCGCCATTGGCCGATTATTCGGTTGGCAAGATTTATCTGATCAAAGCATTAAAGATAGGACTTTTACCACCTAA
- a CDS encoding Ig-like domain-containing protein — MLDRHWHNQNNCRPSYWSHVTTVLTICLLAIAMGLGGCQSLSASSPPPLIKTSEPVQLGNLREVSPPKTIQALASSFNQYQPQVTILSPAPDTVLKKTTVAVKLRAEDLPLNQNDTVPLRAHVHLILDNEPYRAIYNLDQPIVLEDLEPGTHTLRAFPVRPWHESYKNDGAYAQVTFHVLTKTDSNNPDSDLPLLTYSRPKGDYGAEPILLDYYLTNAPLHIAATNDADLSDWRIRVTVNDESFLVDQWQPIYLEGFETGENWLKLEFIDEAGNLVANRFNNTVRVINYQPDGQDAFSRLMRGDVPLAEAYTMVGLDRPFGVEPVEEAGEPEQLVETAPEPAIQTEATESVELDQQVEVEETEVVVEEVPLAAPKETIQDLNTSPEGITEENISESPPQLSPDIQQPEAVEEPELVGETEEEILQTMVEEKVIEEEITELPTAPSEPLDKLTPTPSDS, encoded by the coding sequence GTGCTCGATCGCCATTGGCATAATCAAAATAATTGTCGGCCAAGCTATTGGTCCCATGTGACCACTGTGCTGACGATATGTCTGCTGGCGATCGCCATGGGTTTAGGGGGTTGTCAATCTTTATCGGCATCGTCCCCGCCCCCCTTAATTAAAACTAGCGAACCAGTGCAGTTGGGCAACCTGCGGGAAGTATCTCCCCCCAAAACAATACAAGCCCTAGCCTCCAGCTTTAATCAATACCAACCCCAGGTAACAATCCTCTCCCCGGCCCCCGATACGGTGCTCAAAAAGACCACAGTGGCGGTGAAACTCCGGGCGGAAGACCTACCCCTGAACCAAAATGACACTGTTCCCCTGCGGGCCCATGTCCATCTAATTTTGGATAACGAACCCTATCGGGCGATTTATAACCTAGACCAACCCATTGTCCTAGAAGATTTGGAGCCGGGCACCCATACCCTGCGGGCCTTTCCTGTCCGCCCTTGGCACGAAAGCTATAAAAACGATGGGGCCTATGCCCAAGTTACTTTCCACGTTCTCACCAAAACCGACAGCAATAATCCAGACTCCGACCTACCCCTATTGACCTATAGCCGTCCCAAGGGAGACTATGGCGCTGAACCAATTCTTTTGGACTACTATTTAACCAACGCTCCCCTCCACATTGCAGCGACCAATGATGCTGACTTGAGCGATTGGCGCATCCGGGTCACTGTCAATGATGAAAGTTTTTTGGTGGACCAATGGCAACCCATTTACCTGGAAGGCTTTGAAACCGGGGAAAATTGGCTCAAATTGGAGTTCATTGACGAAGCGGGCAACCTAGTGGCTAACCGTTTTAACAACACAGTGCGGGTGATCAATTACCAACCTGATGGCCAGGATGCCTTTTCCCGTTTAATGCGAGGGGATGTGCCCTTAGCGGAAGCCTACACTATGGTCGGCTTGGACCGCCCCTTTGGAGTGGAGCCTGTGGAGGAAGCGGGAGAGCCGGAGCAATTGGTGGAAACTGCGCCGGAACCTGCCATTCAAACGGAAGCAACGGAATCAGTTGAACTCGATCAACAGGTTGAAGTGGAGGAAACGGAAGTAGTAGTGGAAGAAGTTCCCCTTGCCGCTCCAAAGGAGACCATACAGGATTTGAACACTTCCCCAGAGGGCATTACAGAAGAAAATATTTCCGAGTCCCCCCCACAACTATCCCCAGATATCCAACAGCCTGAAGCGGTGGAGGAACCGGAGTTAGTAGGGGAGACAGAAGAGGAAATACTGCAGACAATGGTAGAGGAAAAGGTGATTGAAGAAGAAATTACTGAGCTTCCGACAGCACCTTCAGAACCGTTGGATAAACTGACCCCTACTCCCTCAGATAGTTGA
- a CDS encoding DUF2237 family protein, with protein sequence MATLQDSRDKNVLGGDLKCCCKSPLTGFYRNGYCQTGPTDFGRHVVCAQVTAEFLEFSKARGNDLSTPQPAYQFPGLKPGDKWCLCAARWQEAKDAGMAPLVDLSATHVSALEVINLDALIPHALPGQFSPEEE encoded by the coding sequence ATGGCTACTCTCCAGGATTCCCGGGATAAGAATGTGTTGGGCGGTGACCTCAAATGTTGCTGTAAGTCACCGTTGACGGGCTTTTACCGTAATGGTTATTGCCAAACGGGGCCGACGGATTTCGGCCGCCATGTGGTTTGTGCCCAGGTGACAGCGGAATTTTTAGAGTTTTCCAAAGCCCGGGGCAATGATCTTTCCACACCCCAACCGGCTTACCAATTTCCCGGATTAAAACCAGGGGATAAATGGTGTTTATGTGCGGCCCGCTGGCAGGAAGCAAAGGATGCGGGCATGGCTCCGCTGGTGGATTTAAGTGCCACCCATGTTTCTGCGTTGGAGGTGATCAATTTGGATGCATTGATTCCCCATGCGTTGCCAGGACAATTTTCACCGGAAGAAGAATAG
- the folB gene encoding dihydroneopterin aldolase: MAIFDGVIIPWLAGELVVLSSISGSQLVLNQFMDTLNVKGIRAYGYTGYFDAEQFLGQWFEVDLTIWIDLAKAGQSDDLNDTLNYADAVAIVQKLIRESKFKMIEKLAEAIADAILGTGKTQQVKVALTKCQAPIPDFDGDVTLEILRSR, from the coding sequence ATGGCAATTTTTGACGGGGTGATCATACCATGGTTAGCTGGGGAACTTGTTGTTCTTAGTTCAATATCTGGTAGTCAGCTAGTACTTAATCAATTTATGGATACGTTAAACGTTAAGGGAATTCGAGCCTATGGTTACACTGGCTACTTCGATGCAGAACAGTTTTTAGGGCAATGGTTTGAGGTTGATCTCACCATCTGGATCGATTTGGCCAAGGCTGGGCAGAGCGATGACCTAAACGATACCCTCAACTATGCGGATGCGGTGGCGATCGTGCAAAAGCTCATCCGTGAGTCCAAGTTTAAAATGATTGAAAAACTGGCCGAGGCGATCGCCGATGCCATTTTAGGAACAGGCAAAACCCAGCAAGTAAAAGTGGCCCTGACTAAGTGCCAGGCTCCCATTCCAGATTTTGACGGGGATGTGACCCTAGAAATTCTTCGGAGTCGTTAG
- a CDS encoding LysE family translocator gives MLTMGWSNILSLFGAMLILAALPSLSVLTVSSKSASGGFIHGLFAALGVVLGDIIFILIALWGLAFLRGAMGDFFVILKYISGIYLSWLGINTIRAKVNNQSLAKVDVKSLSSSFSAGLLITLADQKAVLFYLGFLPTFVDVNNIAYLDIAVIILTAILTVGGVKIFYAFLAHRSGLLISRQNKRIMNYLAGALMISVGVFLLISS, from the coding sequence GTGTTAACCATGGGTTGGTCTAACATACTCAGTTTGTTTGGGGCGATGTTGATCCTAGCGGCTCTTCCCAGCTTGAGTGTGTTAACCGTTTCGAGTAAAAGTGCCAGTGGTGGTTTTATTCATGGCTTATTTGCGGCCCTTGGCGTTGTTTTAGGCGATATTATTTTTATTCTCATTGCTCTCTGGGGTTTAGCTTTTTTACGGGGGGCAATGGGCGATTTTTTTGTCATTCTTAAATATATCAGCGGCATTTATTTAAGTTGGCTGGGAATTAACACTATCCGAGCCAAAGTTAACAATCAAAGTCTGGCCAAGGTAGATGTCAAATCCCTCTCTTCTAGTTTTTCCGCCGGATTGCTCATAACTTTAGCCGATCAAAAAGCTGTCCTGTTTTACCTGGGCTTTTTACCCACTTTTGTTGATGTCAATAATATTGCCTATCTTGATATCGCAGTCATAATCTTAACCGCCATTCTGACGGTGGGAGGTGTAAAAATATTTTATGCTTTTCTTGCCCACCGCTCAGGGCTATTAATCAGTAGACAAAATAAACGGATAATGAATTATTTAGCCGGCGCTCTAATGATTTCCGTTGGTGTATTTTTGCTTATTTCAAGCTAG
- a CDS encoding RluA family pseudouridine synthase produces the protein MIDQIIDEVTDSDPYQELLVTADGVAEGTLGVRLDKWLAEQLPELSRSRCQKLIESGQVQRNGLVCQDKNLILKTGDRLVVNIPELIPLDVVAQNIPLDILYEDEQLIIINKPAGLVVHPGPGHPDGTVVNALLAHCPDLAGIGGVQRPGIVHRLDKDTTGAMVVAKTELALHNLQVQLKEKTARRLYWGIVYGSPKEIQGTVNLPVGRHPGDRQKMGIVPVEKGGREAVTHWRLLERIGNHSWLEFQLETGRTHQIRVHSKQMGHPLVGDNLYTSPGSVNVNLPGQALHAHQLSLIHPVSGEIITAIAPMPAHFEKLLVYLRQRIP, from the coding sequence ATGATTGACCAAATTATTGATGAAGTTACGGATTCAGATCCCTATCAAGAATTGTTGGTAACGGCCGATGGCGTTGCCGAAGGCACACTGGGTGTCCGCCTGGATAAATGGTTGGCGGAACAGCTACCAGAGTTGTCCCGTTCCCGTTGTCAAAAATTGATTGAGTCGGGGCAGGTGCAACGCAATGGGTTAGTTTGTCAGGATAAAAACTTGATCCTCAAAACTGGCGATCGCCTGGTGGTTAATATTCCTGAGTTGATTCCTTTGGATGTGGTGGCCCAGAATATTCCCTTGGATATTTTGTATGAGGATGAACAGTTAATTATCATCAACAAGCCAGCGGGATTGGTGGTGCATCCCGGCCCTGGTCATCCCGACGGCACAGTGGTTAATGCTTTGTTGGCCCATTGTCCCGATTTGGCTGGCATTGGCGGCGTGCAAAGACCGGGCATTGTCCACCGTTTGGATAAAGACACCACTGGAGCGATGGTGGTGGCCAAAACTGAATTAGCACTGCATAACCTACAGGTTCAACTCAAGGAGAAAACTGCTCGCCGTCTGTATTGGGGCATTGTTTATGGATCTCCAAAGGAAATTCAAGGCACGGTCAATCTCCCCGTGGGCCGTCATCCCGGCGATCGCCAGAAAATGGGTATTGTCCCGGTGGAAAAAGGGGGTCGGGAAGCGGTTACCCATTGGCGACTGTTGGAAAGGATTGGGAACCACAGTTGGTTGGAATTTCAGCTAGAAACGGGCCGTACCCACCAAATTCGGGTACACAGTAAGCAAATGGGCCATCCTTTGGTAGGGGATAATCTCTACACTTCCCCTGGCAGTGTCAACGTCAACCTGCCCGGCCAAGCCCTCCATGCCCACCAGCTTTCCCTCATCCATCCGGTGAGCGGAGAAATAATTACGGCGATCGCCCCTATGCCAGCCCATTTTGAAAAGCTGTTGGTTTATTTGCGGCAAAGAATTCCCTAA
- a CDS encoding sugar transferase, with protein sequence MTANSSPISVKALRALMRRGFYPTVSPRRYQGSRSSSLTGTVAKRVFDICFSLSVLVLCSPLYLAIALMIAVSSPGPIFYVQERVGRKFKRFKCIKFRTMVTNADEVLEKLMAGCPQTREEFEKNFKLRNDPRITWIGKFLRLTSLDEFPQFWNVLKGDMSLVGPRPLVPEELHKYGRQINQVLSIKPGLTGLWQVSGRNDIPYPERVQIDVYYVYYRTMTLDLLIIAKTLGVMLFPNNNGAY encoded by the coding sequence ATGACTGCCAATAGCTCACCGATCTCTGTAAAAGCCCTCCGTGCTTTGATGAGACGCGGATTTTATCCAACGGTCTCTCCGAGAAGGTATCAAGGTTCCCGCTCCAGTTCCCTCACCGGAACCGTGGCTAAAAGGGTATTCGATATCTGTTTCTCCCTGTCGGTACTGGTTCTCTGTTCCCCCCTCTACCTGGCGATCGCCCTAATGATTGCGGTCAGCTCTCCGGGGCCTATTTTCTATGTGCAAGAAAGGGTGGGGCGCAAATTTAAACGTTTCAAATGTATTAAGTTCCGCACCATGGTCACCAATGCCGATGAGGTGTTGGAAAAGCTGATGGCGGGCTGTCCTCAAACCAGAGAAGAATTTGAAAAGAACTTCAAACTCCGTAATGATCCCCGCATTACCTGGATTGGCAAATTTTTGCGCCTGACTAGCCTGGATGAATTTCCTCAATTCTGGAATGTGCTCAAGGGGGATATGAGCTTGGTGGGGCCCCGTCCCTTGGTGCCGGAGGAGTTGCACAAGTATGGACGTCAAATTAACCAAGTTCTGAGCATTAAGCCAGGGCTAACCGGCTTATGGCAGGTTTCTGGCCGCAACGATATTCCCTATCCTGAGCGGGTGCAAATTGATGTTTATTACGTCTATTACCGCACCATGACGTTGGATTTACTGATCATCGCTAAAACCCTGGGTGTGATGCTGTTTCCCAACAATAATGGGGCTTATTAA
- a CDS encoding inorganic diphosphatase, with protein MDLSRIPAQPKAGLINVLIEIPAGSKNKYEFDKDMNCFALDRVLYSSVQYPYDYGFIPNTLADDGDPLDGMVIMDQPTFPGCVITARPIGMLEMIDGGDRDEKILCVPAKDPRYTYVKSINDLAGHRLDEIAEFFRSYKNLEKKVTEILGWKDVDAVLPLVEECVKNYK; from the coding sequence GTGGATCTAAGCCGTATTCCTGCCCAGCCCAAAGCCGGTTTGATCAATGTGTTGATCGAAATTCCCGCAGGGAGCAAAAATAAATACGAGTTCGACAAAGACATGAATTGCTTTGCCCTCGACCGGGTACTGTATTCCTCTGTGCAATATCCCTACGACTACGGTTTTATCCCCAACACCCTGGCTGACGATGGCGATCCCCTCGATGGCATGGTGATTATGGACCAGCCCACTTTCCCCGGTTGCGTAATTACCGCCCGCCCCATTGGTATGTTGGAAATGATTGACGGTGGCGATCGGGACGAAAAAATTCTTTGTGTTCCCGCCAAAGATCCCCGCTACACCTACGTTAAATCCATCAATGACCTGGCTGGGCACCGCTTGGATGAAATTGCCGAGTTCTTCCGCTCCTACAAAAATTTGGAGAAAAAGGTGACAGAAATTCTGGGCTGGAAAGATGTAGATGCAGTGCTGCCCTTGGTGGAAGAGTGCGTTAAGAACTACAAATAG
- a CDS encoding glycosyltransferase — MRYALVHEWLTPKATGGSELVVQEILSHVTADLYALIDFESTNPHSYLYGRSIGTTFLQHFPRTEQGVQKYLPLLPLAIEQLDLGQYDVILSSSHAVAKGVLTAPHQVHICYCHTPMRYAWDLTFDYLNNSRMGRGLPGILTRYLLHQLRQWDVISANRVDYFLANSQHTARRIWRCYRRSADVVYPPVNLDRFTYQEKKDDFFLTVCRLVSYKQVKLIVQAFNQLQLPLVVIGDGPDLPLLQELAQPNVQILGPQPNAVVEDYMARAKAFVYGACEDFGIALVEAQACGTPVIAFGRGGALETVVDYQKNPKTATGIWFDQQTVESLVQAVETFSNISHQISSENCFLQANRFSSKIFQTSYLALLEKYCHQAPRRT, encoded by the coding sequence ATGCGGTACGCCCTAGTCCACGAGTGGCTCACCCCGAAGGCCACGGGGGGGTCGGAATTGGTGGTGCAGGAGATTCTCAGTCATGTGACGGCGGATCTCTATGCCCTGATTGATTTTGAGTCCACCAACCCCCACAGCTATCTTTACGGCCGTTCCATTGGCACCACTTTTTTGCAACATTTTCCCCGGACAGAACAGGGAGTGCAAAAATATTTACCTCTTTTGCCCCTGGCGATCGAGCAATTGGACTTGGGACAGTATGACGTTATTCTTTCCTCTTCCCATGCTGTGGCCAAGGGAGTGTTGACTGCGCCCCACCAAGTTCATATTTGCTATTGCCATACCCCCATGCGCTATGCCTGGGATTTAACTTTTGACTATTTAAACAACAGTCGGATGGGACGGGGTTTGCCGGGGATTTTGACCCGTTACCTGCTCCACCAACTACGGCAATGGGATGTGATTTCCGCCAATCGAGTGGATTACTTCTTGGCCAATTCACAGCATACGGCCCGGCGCATTTGGCGTTGCTACCGGCGATCAGCCGATGTGGTCTATCCCCCCGTGAATTTAGACCGTTTTACCTACCAAGAAAAAAAAGATGATTTTTTCCTGACAGTCTGCCGTTTAGTGAGCTATAAACAGGTCAAGCTGATTGTCCAGGCTTTTAACCAGTTGCAATTGCCCCTAGTGGTGATTGGCGATGGTCCTGATTTACCGCTCCTGCAGGAATTGGCTCAACCCAACGTGCAGATCCTTGGGCCCCAACCCAATGCCGTAGTGGAGGATTACATGGCTAGGGCCAAAGCCTTTGTTTACGGAGCCTGTGAAGATTTTGGCATTGCCCTAGTGGAAGCCCAGGCCTGTGGCACCCCAGTCATTGCCTTTGGCCGTGGGGGGGCATTGGAAACCGTAGTTGACTATCAAAAAAATCCCAAAACTGCCACCGGGATTTGGTTTGATCAACAAACAGTAGAGTCTTTGGTGCAAGCAGTGGAAACTTTTTCCAACATTAGCCATCAGATCAGTTCAGAGAACTGTTTCCTGCAAGCAAACCGTTTTTCTTCTAAAATATTTCAAACGTCGTATCTGGCGTTGCTGGAAAAATACTGTCATCAAGCCCCTCGTCGGACTTAG
- a CDS encoding NUDIX domain-containing protein: MPPQFPLATVGALVTAPDGRVLIVKTTKWRGTWGVPGGKVEWGETLEAALKREFQEEVGLDLREIKFALVQEAVNDEQFHCPAHFVLLNYYARCESTQVIPNEEIVEWEWVTPLEALDFPLNSFTKLLLEDYQQRFMSI; this comes from the coding sequence ATGCCTCCCCAATTTCCCTTAGCTACGGTTGGTGCGCTGGTTACTGCCCCCGACGGCCGAGTTTTAATTGTCAAAACCACCAAATGGCGGGGCACCTGGGGGGTGCCTGGGGGAAAGGTGGAATGGGGAGAAACATTAGAAGCGGCCCTAAAACGGGAATTCCAAGAAGAAGTGGGGTTAGATCTACGGGAAATAAAGTTTGCTTTGGTACAGGAAGCGGTGAATGATGAACAGTTCCATTGCCCAGCCCATTTTGTTTTATTAAACTACTACGCCCGTTGTGAGTCCACTCAGGTGATTCCCAATGAGGAAATTGTTGAATGGGAATGGGTCACTCCCCTAGAAGCATTGGATTTTCCCCTTAATAGTTTTACCAAGCTACTTTTGGAAGATTATCAGCAACGTTTTATGTCCATTTAA